A genomic region of Leptolyngbya sp. FACHB-261 contains the following coding sequences:
- a CDS encoding tetratricopeptide repeat protein: MQFSPLIQRYEADLARRQLRGDRIGQAMVLYLLGQAYAEQQAWDEAIECYRTSQLLCQNLGDRQGEGLALHSLGVAYAKQGCWSEAGQSFEDSLAIQRELKDPDSEWLNLVNLGKVYLQQGLPAKAISCWQAALLLLPPDTLEHQQVSHWIAAVDSGNKS; encoded by the coding sequence ATGCAATTCAGTCCCCTCATTCAAAGATACGAGGCAGACCTAGCTCGGCGCCAATTGCGCGGTGATCGCATCGGTCAGGCAATGGTCCTGTATCTGCTTGGGCAAGCCTATGCTGAGCAGCAGGCTTGGGACGAGGCAATCGAGTGCTACCGAACTAGCCAGCTCCTCTGTCAGAATTTGGGCGATCGTCAGGGAGAAGGGCTGGCCTTGCATAGCCTGGGAGTGGCTTATGCCAAGCAGGGTTGTTGGTCAGAGGCCGGTCAGAGCTTTGAAGATAGCCTAGCGATTCAGCGAGAATTAAAGGACCCTGACAGTGAATGGCTGAATCTGGTGAATCTGGGCAAAGTCTACCTACAGCAGGGTCTGCCCGCCAAGGCCATAAGCTGCTGGCAAGCGGCTCTCCTGCTTCTACCCCCGGATACCCTGGAGCATCAACAGGTCAGTCATTGGATTGCAGCGGTAGATAGCGGCAACAAATCCTAA
- a CDS encoding PAS domain S-box protein: MTYKDIPQRLLAYGVAVLAVAVALLFMLLLDPWFSMTRTPFLLFFGAVMVSAWHGGVGPGLLATALSALASNYFLLASGWMPDAHNSVHLMLFGAQGGLISFLCEALLASNRRSKQSLRRLRESEGRFNRLVEANIVGVITADTLGAITEANDAFLQMLGYSREDLLAGRLRWDNITPPEQHQQDQQLKAELLASGSSQVVEKEYIHKAGHRVPVLLGGALLEDGHQQNAICFVLDLTERKRLQAEHEQLLLREQSARTEVEVAQQQVSKILESMTDAFIALDLDWRVTYANREAARINNKPAADLIGLNQWEEWPATQASRFEEEYRRALTEGVSVHFEAFYEPMNLWLEVHAYPFESGLGIFFRDVSERKRTEEFLRESEERKRLALAASHMGEWEWDAATDQLWFSERVNAIFDLSPNEPLTFTRFLEVVHEDDRERVRSEVERVIAEDLDYDVQYRTVWRDGSIHWVAVKGRAFYNQHQQPICMLGIAQDITERKWVEASYAQLLEREQAARTEAEEAREQVSNILESITDGFIAFDRDWRFTYLNHEGARTLNHSPEELLGKNLWHELPELANTSFGQLYQRAVAEGIPLELEDYYPPFDAWFSVRAYPSQSGLALYFRNINERKQVQEALRISWERLDLVLQSSALGLWYCDLPFDKLVWNDKCKAHFGLSPDAEVDIDLFYELLHPEDREPTRQAIEQSIEQHQGYDIDYRTVAPDGQMRWIRAIGRTFYNAAGKPIRFDGITIDTTERKQSEEALRESEQHLRLALQTGRLGSWQVDFPSGKLTVSEQCKANFGLPADAEILNNSLFYALHPEDRPRLQAAVQQAVRQQTDYEGEYRNLWPDGSTHWILVRGRSLYNANGVPMRMLGVTMDITARKQAEQERAQLLEREQAARAEAEKANRVKDEFLATLSHELRTPLNGILGWSQMLRRGTLNTATTERALETIERNARAQVQLIDDLLDISRIIRGQLRLEMQPCELVPLISTSIDALRPGAEAKGIQVESLLDPTVGTVAGDANRLQQVLWNLLSNALKFTPGGGRVQVTLVRVGSQAEIRVSDTGKGINPEFLPYVFERFRQADSSITRAHGGLGLGLAIVRHLVELHGGSVAVESPGEGQGATFSVRLPLLLAKAAIEVPRDETPLSSRPVNNNSPDLEDLKILVVDDEADARELLIAVLQAAGAQVKAVSSASEALSVLPKFQPHVLVSDIGMPDEDGYRLIQRLRSLSAEQGGKIPAVALTAYAREQDRRQALSAGFQTHLSKPIDPADLVVVVASLAGRRRIGEPSN; this comes from the coding sequence ATGACCTACAAAGATATACCCCAACGACTGCTAGCTTACGGTGTTGCAGTCTTGGCTGTGGCAGTTGCCCTGCTGTTCATGCTGCTGCTAGATCCTTGGTTCAGCATGACCAGAACGCCGTTTCTGCTCTTCTTCGGCGCAGTCATGGTCAGTGCTTGGCATGGAGGGGTAGGGCCAGGTTTATTAGCCACTGCTTTGTCTGCGTTAGCCAGCAATTACTTTCTGCTGGCTTCAGGCTGGATGCCAGATGCCCACAACAGCGTGCATCTCATGCTATTTGGGGCACAAGGGGGACTGATCAGCTTTCTGTGTGAAGCGCTGCTCGCCTCAAACCGGCGGTCAAAGCAGAGCTTGCGCCGGTTGCGAGAGAGCGAGGGAAGATTCAATCGCTTGGTGGAGGCAAATATCGTTGGTGTGATTACAGCTGACACCTTGGGTGCCATCACCGAAGCCAACGACGCCTTCTTGCAGATGTTGGGCTACAGCCGCGAGGATCTATTAGCAGGACGCTTGCGTTGGGATAACATCACCCCACCCGAGCAACACCAGCAGGATCAGCAACTCAAAGCAGAGCTTTTGGCTTCTGGCTCTTCGCAGGTGGTTGAGAAAGAATACATCCACAAAGCAGGACATCGCGTTCCTGTGCTCCTAGGGGGTGCCCTGTTAGAAGATGGCCATCAACAAAACGCCATTTGCTTTGTTCTCGACCTAACCGAACGCAAGCGGCTGCAAGCAGAGCATGAGCAATTGCTACTGCGAGAGCAGAGCGCTCGGACCGAAGTAGAGGTGGCCCAACAGCAAGTCAGCAAGATCTTGGAAAGCATGACTGACGCCTTCATTGCCCTAGATCTCGACTGGCGAGTCACCTATGCCAACCGGGAGGCGGCTCGAATCAACAACAAACCGGCAGCGGACTTAATTGGACTAAACCAGTGGGAAGAGTGGCCCGCAACCCAGGCGTCACGCTTTGAAGAGGAGTATCGCCGAGCCTTAACCGAAGGCGTCAGTGTCCACTTCGAGGCGTTCTACGAACCCATGAACCTCTGGCTAGAGGTTCATGCCTATCCCTTTGAGAGCGGCCTCGGTATTTTCTTCCGCGATGTTAGTGAGCGCAAGCGCACCGAAGAGTTTTTGCGCGAAAGCGAGGAACGGAAGCGTCTGGCTCTTGCTGCTTCGCACATGGGGGAATGGGAATGGGATGCGGCGACCGACCAGCTCTGGTTCTCGGAGCGGGTGAATGCCATTTTCGATCTGTCACCGAATGAACCACTGACCTTTACCCGCTTTCTGGAGGTGGTGCACGAAGACGACCGCGAACGGGTACGTAGCGAAGTGGAGCGGGTGATCGCTGAAGACTTAGACTACGACGTTCAATACCGAACTGTTTGGCGTGATGGCAGCATTCACTGGGTAGCAGTGAAGGGACGGGCTTTCTACAATCAGCATCAGCAACCTATCTGCATGCTGGGCATCGCGCAGGACATCACCGAGCGCAAGTGGGTAGAAGCCAGCTACGCTCAGCTATTGGAGCGCGAGCAGGCGGCTCGGACGGAGGCTGAAGAAGCGAGAGAGCAAGTCTCCAATATTTTAGAAAGCATCACGGATGGCTTCATAGCCTTCGACCGCGACTGGCGCTTTACTTATCTGAACCATGAAGGTGCTAGAACCCTGAACCATTCGCCCGAAGAGTTGCTAGGCAAGAATCTCTGGCACGAGTTGCCAGAGCTAGCCAATACCAGCTTTGGCCAGCTGTACCAACGGGCTGTGGCCGAAGGCATACCGCTTGAACTGGAGGACTATTACCCACCCTTTGACGCCTGGTTTTCGGTTCGGGCTTACCCTTCGCAGTCTGGCCTAGCCCTCTACTTCCGCAACATCAACGAGCGCAAGCAAGTCCAGGAAGCGCTGCGCATCAGCTGGGAACGCCTCGACCTAGTGTTGCAGTCTTCTGCGCTGGGGCTGTGGTACTGCGATTTACCCTTCGACAAGCTGGTGTGGAATGACAAATGCAAGGCACACTTTGGCCTGAGTCCAGACGCCGAAGTCGATATCGATCTGTTCTATGAGCTCTTGCATCCCGAGGATCGCGAACCCACCAGGCAGGCAATTGAGCAATCGATTGAGCAGCACCAGGGTTATGACATCGACTATCGCACCGTTGCCCCCGATGGGCAGATGCGTTGGATTCGTGCTATTGGACGTACTTTCTACAATGCAGCAGGCAAGCCGATTCGCTTCGATGGCATCACCATCGACACGACCGAGCGCAAACAGAGCGAGGAGGCACTGCGCGAGAGCGAACAACATCTGAGACTGGCTCTCCAGACCGGCAGACTGGGATCGTGGCAGGTCGATTTTCCCTCAGGGAAGCTGACTGTCTCGGAGCAGTGCAAGGCAAATTTTGGCTTGCCTGCGGATGCTGAGATCTTGAACAACAGCCTGTTTTACGCGCTTCATCCAGAGGATCGGCCCCGCCTCCAAGCGGCGGTTCAGCAAGCGGTGAGACAGCAGACCGATTATGAGGGCGAGTATCGCAACCTCTGGCCCGATGGCAGTACCCACTGGATTCTGGTGCGAGGGCGGAGTTTGTACAACGCCAACGGGGTGCCTATGCGCATGCTAGGCGTGACCATGGACATCACCGCCCGTAAGCAGGCCGAACAAGAACGGGCACAACTGCTGGAGCGCGAGCAAGCAGCCCGAGCCGAAGCCGAGAAAGCCAACCGCGTCAAGGACGAGTTTCTGGCTACGCTTTCCCACGAACTGCGCACCCCGCTCAACGGCATTTTGGGCTGGTCACAGATGTTACGTCGAGGCACGTTGAATACCGCCACAACCGAGCGGGCATTGGAAACTATCGAGCGCAACGCCAGAGCCCAGGTGCAGCTGATTGATGACCTCTTGGATATCTCGCGCATCATTCGAGGCCAATTGCGCTTGGAGATGCAGCCTTGTGAACTGGTGCCTTTGATCAGCACCTCAATTGATGCCCTGCGTCCTGGTGCAGAGGCTAAAGGCATCCAGGTAGAGAGTCTGCTAGACCCGACCGTGGGTACTGTTGCCGGTGATGCCAACCGTCTGCAACAGGTGCTCTGGAATCTGCTGTCTAACGCGCTCAAGTTCACACCGGGCGGAGGACGGGTGCAAGTGACCCTAGTCCGTGTCGGCAGTCAAGCTGAGATCAGGGTCAGCGACACCGGCAAAGGGATCAATCCTGAGTTTCTGCCCTACGTTTTTGAGCGATTCCGGCAAGCTGACAGCTCCATTACCAGGGCACATGGCGGTCTAGGCTTGGGGCTCGCCATTGTGCGTCACCTCGTAGAGCTACATGGTGGCTCGGTGGCCGTTGAGAGTCCAGGCGAGGGACAGGGAGCGACCTTCAGTGTCAGGCTGCCTCTGCTGCTGGCGAAAGCTGCTATTGAGGTGCCAAGAGACGAAACCCCGCTCAGTTCTCGGCCCGTCAATAACAATTCCCCAGATCTAGAAGACCTAAAAATTCTGGTCGTGGACGACGAAGCCGACGCACGGGAACTGCTGATCGCGGTTTTACAGGCAGCCGGGGCTCAAGTCAAAGCGGTTAGCTCTGCCAGTGAAGCCCTAAGCGTTCTACCCAAGTTTCAACCCCATGTCTTGGTCAGCGATATTGGTATGCCAGATGAGGACGGCTACAGGCTCATCCAGCGCCTGAGAAGCCTGAGCGCAGAGCAAGGGGGCAAAATACCTGCGGTAGCCCTCACTGCCTATGCCAGAGAGCAAGACCGTAGACAGGCTCTGTCAGCCGGTTTTCAAACCCACTTGTCCAAGCCTATTGATCCAGCAGATCTAGTGGTGGTGGTTGCCAGTCTGGCTGGACGCAGGCGAATCGGTGAGCCTAGCAATTAG
- a CDS encoding PCP reductase family protein has protein sequence MSDSQDAVVWTPEAEAKLKEIPFFVRPAARRKIEQLAREQGQTQITIEVYDQARKKFS, from the coding sequence ATGAGTGATTCCCAAGACGCCGTAGTTTGGACTCCTGAAGCCGAAGCCAAACTCAAGGAGATTCCTTTTTTTGTACGACCAGCGGCTCGCCGCAAGATTGAGCAACTGGCACGCGAGCAAGGCCAAACCCAGATCACAATTGAAGTCTATGACCAGGCTCGTAAGAAGTTCAGCTAG
- a CDS encoding MarR family winged helix-turn-helix transcriptional regulator — protein MKTVEDTIQDSEIIDQSAAQAAAEEPFIPTMRELVRTYQAFANCTVAHVRQLGLTSPQFDVVATLGNTEGMTMNKLAERTLVTKGTLTGIVDRLEEKGLVRREVPADNRRCFRIVLTAEGERVFAEVFPLHVAYLKERFGRLSLEELEQLRAGLERLREQFSCSE, from the coding sequence ATGAAAACTGTAGAAGACACCATACAAGATTCAGAGATTATTGACCAAAGTGCAGCTCAAGCCGCAGCTGAAGAACCGTTCATCCCGACTATGCGGGAGTTGGTCCGAACCTATCAGGCTTTCGCTAATTGCACTGTTGCTCACGTCCGTCAGTTAGGGCTGACCTCACCCCAGTTCGACGTGGTTGCTACCCTAGGCAATACAGAGGGTATGACCATGAACAAGCTGGCTGAGAGAACCTTGGTGACTAAGGGGACGCTGACCGGCATTGTCGACCGCTTAGAAGAGAAGGGGCTGGTCCGCCGCGAAGTTCCTGCTGATAACCGTCGCTGCTTCCGGATTGTGCTCACCGCAGAGGGAGAACGAGTATTTGCAGAAGTCTTTCCTCTGCACGTTGCCTATCTCAAAGAGCGCTTTGGTCGTCTCAGTTTAGAAGAGCTGGAGCAACTGCGGGCGGGTTTAGAGCGCTTACGGGAGCAATTCTCCTGCTCAGAATAA